The genomic stretch GTGATCCCATTCAACCACTAGCTAATGAATAAAACAACACACGGCCCCTGTTTCCCAAAGCTTCGATTCTGAAAGTAGGGGAGCACTAAGATAGGAGTGGATAAGCCTACGGGCCGCTGCATATTGCGAATAGATTCGAACTAAGACAGGATTTAATACTCCTTATATTCGTAGTAACCGGTGAAATGTTATATAAGGAATTTACccattcaaataaaatataaaacaacaaGAATCTTATTTATTACGAGTTTTCCTACGTTTTCAAAGACAAAACTTTGATTAAAAATAGCTCAAAAAATGATcaattttgcatttgaaagCTTCCTATTTTTCAGATTTTAAATTTAAGCTAACATTTTGTAAGCCTTTTAGCTTTTTAGAATTAAAAAGTTGTTGAAAAATTTTGCTTAGTTATAAAGAAAAACGGCAGCTTATTCtaaagaattaaaaaaaaatacatttttatgaattgaaaacaaaaagaaacactaaaaatacaagaaaatatatatattcgtattATAAGTCATTATATTTGTTTCGGAGTGCTAAAGCTATTAGAATGCCTGGTGTTTGTTAACTGAAgaaaaaatagagagaaaCTCTACTTCCGATTTGGAATGAAATGAGGTGGTCTCTCTACTATATTTAAATATCTTTGTTAGGACGATTTGGTGCTACGACAATACACAATCCAGGCAGAAATTCCATACGGCCGAGGGTCGTTGCCGCATTACAAGCAGACAAATAAAACCCCAccagtaaaatatatatattctcttTAAATGTCTTTCATATTCATGTTTCCCCAATTTGTCCTTCATTTTGTGATCTTGACATTGTTTCCCCTCATATATTTGAGTTTCTTGTCTTTGGCCTAAAGCCTTTTTAGCCTTACGCAGCCACCTAAACGCTCCCACACACATACTTCCCCTCCTTCCCGCCCTGTCCTGTCTGTGTTGGCTTATCAAAAGAGCAAAAAAGTAAACCGTTATGTGCGGATGCATGACACTTTTGAGAATTTATGTGTTTGTATCTCATTaagcggtggcagcagcaacagggtGGCGGGGTCCAGCCCAAAGGTGTCCcgtgcacacacactcacaactTTTTGGTGTgatgggtggaggggggggggggggggggcaagaAAAACCGCGCTCCACCGGAAAAACAAGCCGTCAATGAAgcctgaaaactgaaaactgagtCGAGAGATGGGTGGGGGGGTAGGTGGGTTTCcaaacaaaagttttttgaaacattttccaaaaattaTCTCTTAACACAAATGTGACACCCAGCACATGCCCCATGTACCACCCCCCTGAGGCATATCATAGTCTCCTCGTATATGCATGAAAACAGAAACGAACCGAAGCCCCCACACACATCATAAATTTTAAGTGAAAATGAATCCTTTGGCAATTGAAGTTTTCGAAGGAGATTTTTCGGTGTTTGGCGTTGGATCGTCATCAACGCCATGGCAAGAGCAACAGagatagatatgtacatatgtatgtgggaCGGAGATAGGGATAGAAAGCTACGCACAAGCAAGAGATAGATTGGTGGGGGAGGGCCAGGGAGGGTgggaggtggagggggagtGCGTCGCGTAGCGTGTGTGGAAGTTCCTATCGGTATCTCTCTGGATGTCGTTGTCTTAATCCTTTGTTGCCCATAAATCAGCGAATCGCGTTCACATTTCGCGcatgttcctgttcctgcaACAGACCCTCCCaaatcccccctccccctccccatcccatAGCCATGTGCCCCATAATTCAGGTTTAATTAACTCTGCGTGTTTATTAGCAAATATTAGTTTACAATTTGATATGGCATGTTTTTCGGGTGGGTGCGTCTGCTCTCAACTGAGATTTCAGCCGCATTTGGGGAGCAATTGAAAAGCGAGATTAGACCGAAAGCCCAAGGGTTCCTCCAATAATAATACAGAGAATATTCGTTTCTGTTTGGAAATTCACTAATTGCAGGGGATTCAATGGTTGCAAAACTACTTCTGAAGGGTGGGAGCTATTATAGTTTCCATAGACTTTTCATACCCATTGTTCCATTTTGTTAAGAAAGATTCCATAAATCCCTAAACTTCAAcgttttctttctctttctaaaTGAATTCTGGAATTCCAGCCCAGAAGTAACGTTGAAATATTCTTCATTTCAGTTGATCTTACATCTATTAATCCTTGAAGGATTATGCTATTACGAAGTTTTTCGTGAAGTTCGGTCCCCAAAATCcaataacaaaatacacagTTTTCGGCTAGGCGCCAGATAAGAATTTCAGTATCCGTACCACGAAAAATCGaatgaaaaattaaatggATTTTGTTTCTATCATGATATTTTACAGATAGGAGAGGACGTTACACAGAACCGATTCTTCTGATCCCACTAGAAAACCTCGTAGACTCCTCACAAAAGCCTTTGGGAAATAACAACCCCAAAAATTCACCTTTTTTTCAATCGGAAACGTGCAACTTTTTATTGAACTCTTCTTTTTCGAACTATTTATTTTGGAAATTCCTTTTGTGCCGCAGATTGCGGTCTAATTTTGAATCAAAGTATTCAATTTTTAGTGTGTGTTTAGAGAAAATCATGTAAATGTTATTTTGAATGCTGCGCctttattgcatttattacatatatataactTACACTTACGATCCTAAGGGGAGGGGATTTTTTGGGGGGAGGGCTGGGATGGTGTTACAGGGCATAGGATTGTTAGAGGAGGGCTGTGGGCATGGCGAAAAGGAAGCGAACGGTTTcgttttataaataatatcaCAAAAACTCAAATACAAGTCGTATACATAAGTATTTATATCGTATATCGTATCATTATAGATGTAAACTATTCCCGATGATAGATTGATGCtcatgatgatgttgatgattGATAATGATGCTTGAAATGTTTTACATTCTCTGTAAGGATTCCTCTCCTCCGCCGAGAGGCTCTTCTCTTAGGTTTAGTTCTTAGGTTAGATATTCAAGATTCTTCTTAGTTATTGTTTGAGATTGGAGTTGCTGGTATACATGGGTTGTATATAgtattcatatatgtatatataatttgtatataatatttatatagttgttgtttttgttttttgttaaaattGTGTGGCGTATACATGCGTTGCTGTGGCTACATTTTGATTTCGACTTTCTTCAAGAACATATAGCTTTTAACCTATCTTTAAGTACAGACATAGCTTTCCGTATCGTTCaagatacatatttttatatagtttttttttgtattttatggaAGGAAAGTGCTATTTGCtaattatttacatttatataATGCATTATTTTTTGGGTATAATTTTCTTCTTCTTAAAAGTTTCTTTCAGGTtaactttgatttttttgtttttgtcgttTAGGTTTAAGTTTTTTCCAAGAGTTTTACGTATACTGcgttgcatttatttttgtaaattgcttaaatttaatgatttaatttgtataattatttttaagtatttcgattttggtttttggcacGCTTTATTTTTTCGACCAGGAACTGCGGAATCGGAATAATATGGAATAATATATTCCATGGGAACGATCGAGCCGAATTCAAGTTCCATTTATCATTCAAAAATATCGACAtccaaagaaagaaacaaagtTTGTTTCGCTAGAGTTCACTTATTTTTCGTTCACTCAAATTCCGCCACTCTCATTCGCACTCAAGAGTGTTGTCCACTCAAAACCCGTTCCGTTCCACTCAATAGTTCtgcttctctttctctctctcgttcaCCCCACctactttgttgttttttctctcttgcTTTCGCCTCCATCCAATCCAACTTTGACGAACTCGTGTCGTCGCCTTTCGTCAAACGGTTCGCTCCGGCACCTATGGTTGTCTCTGTCTGGCGCGAACTGCACCCGCCCGCTTTTGTGATGGACAGCAGTTCGTCAAAGTGGTGGTAATTGAATTTCTCaagcactgcactgcactcgCGCGTGCGACTGCGATGGCATGCTGTctgattgggaaacaataaaGCCGGACAAAACACATAGCTAGCGGAGAGTGACGTCACTCTcgataagagagagagagagcatggAACAAAGGGGAAACTGAATGCTGTTGGACTGTTGGGGAAATATTCAGCAAAAGTAGGGGAAATATTTTGTgcagagagaggagagtggaacaagagagagagctttGCGAGAGAGAGTCTTAAATTTGGGAGCGTAAATTAGCTGCAGATATTCTCAATGTTATGCTCCACTCTCTCCATTGATCTCTGAAATGAAATCAAGGCACAAAACAGGAATCTCAGCTGCTATTTGTTGGGGTTTACACTCTGCAACAGAATAATGGTAATGTTAGTAGAGACTTCAGTTAAAAACGAATTTTTTTGGTAATCAGATTTATGGCCACAATAAAAAAGTCTTATAAATACAGTGAAAGCTCTCTTGGGCGGACAGGGGCTAAACTCTAAGTATGATATGTCCGCCTAATGGAAGAGATTcattaggaaaaaaaaacagaaataattgATGGAAATAAGTATTATTTCCTTTCAAGAATCATGTCCTTCGATTGAAGGAAACTTTCCGTTGGTAGAACTTATGGAATAACTTATGGAGTCAAAGGAACTTTTCCTGCACTTCCGGATCTCCTAGATGTAGTCCCCTAGTAGATCTTTCATATTAAATAGATTGCTTCTAGGAATAGGTTAAGGAACTGTCCGGGAGTTAAGATTTTGGTGCAAAAAGATTGTTCTGATATTTTTCTAGTCAAGGAAACAGTCGGCTAGTAGAACTCTTATTTGTAGAACTTTTAGGGGCCTGTAAATTGTAAATTCTAACTACGAATCTGTCCGCCCGTAGAGCTTTCGCTGTAGAAAAACATTCAAAAGTTTCACAATTTAGTCGGAGATCTTAGGAATTCCTCTATAACAATCTTTAGTATAACAGACCCACTCCTCATCCTTCTTCGGCAGGTATGCCACTCCTTAGGCATTCTTCGATGACAGCTGCTTGGCCAATTCCGTGTACTTCAAGAACTTTGACTGCGGACTTTCGTCATACGGATTGATGgtgggcgatggcgatggttgctgtgccgctgccactgccactgccggaCTCCTCGAAGCGGCTCTCTTGGGCGAGGCCATTGGCAGGGACTTTGGTGActgtgctgcagctcctggCGACTTCATGGTGGGCGAATCCTCGCCATTGTCCTTGACAAAGTGCACCTTTGAGAGGTGATGGCGATAGGCCCCCTTCGACCCGAACGGCGTATCACAGAAGGAGCACTTGATGATGGAGGcatcgccaccgccgccgctgctggcgCTCAGCACCGCCTCGTTGCAGGCCCAACTGAAGGCCACCAGATCGTTGCCCCCGTTGCCCATTCCCGATGTGGCAGAgcctgttgttgtggttgcaGCACTGCGCGTATTGGAGGCTGGTGGATCTGTCGTGTCGCAGAGCTTCTGCAGTGCCGCCAAAGGATGGGCCTTTGGTTTTTTAGTGGATATATTGCttgagttgttgttgttgttattataGCAGTGTCCTGGAAATAAGGAAAAGGTTTTAGAAACGGTTTTGTATAGAGAGAAGAGGGGTTAAATAGATGGATGTGAATGATCTGTGGTTTGGCCATGAAGAGTGGGGATCTGTCCCTTGTAATTGATTGGAATATTCCTTAAAAAATGCGAGAAATTAATCGTAAATGAAGGTATATCATTTATTCTTCTCAGAGCTAACAGAATCGTATAAATGTTCTTTATAGAAAACTCTGAAGTATCTCTATCAAGAAAACAAGGCTCCATAGAATCTGTAAAACGTTTCCATAGAGGAATGGTTTTATGTCCTGAATGGAAAAAGTTCTCTGGATGAAGTAGAAACTGTACCTTGTACTAGTTTAAGATTCATTGGTTCAGAATTTGTTCTCCACTCTGTAATTCCCCCACAGATCATCTCAAGTAACCCCACATCTTTATGGGAGAGTCTCCACTTAcccgtattattattattattattcgcTTCCACTCCGCTCAGCTGATCGAACATCGAATTCAAGGCCAATAGACTTCCACTGTCCGTAGTCGTGCCTCCAGTCGTTGCCTGTGGCGATGGCGATTCGCTGTTGGATCTGGGACTCTCCCGTAGATTTCCGGCCGTCGAGTCCATGCTAAACTCCTTCTTCACGTTGATGTGCTGCCGCGGACTGGCCTCCATTTCGCCATGATCCAGCTCCAAGGGTTCCGCCTTGATGGTCGGCGGTGCAGGAGGCGGCGGTGCTTGGGCTGGCGCTGGTGTGTCCGGTGTCCTTCGGGGTGTGGCCTGCTGTCTATCCGGCGTATAGGCGGACTCCACGCGGCTGGCGCTGCTCGATTCGCTGGCACTGCGATCGCGCGAGGCGTAGGAGGAGCGCAGCAGGTGCATGGCATGGGCATCCATCAGGGGCTTTGTGTAGTCGCTGCTATCGTCGATCCCCAAGCGCTTCAGGATGCTGGCGCCCAGAGGTGTGCCCATATCGGAGTATCCTCCCCCTCCGCCGGGGTGCAGGCCTCGCGATCCCCTCGACTCGAAGCTCTTCTCGATCAGCTGCTCCAGGGCATTCAGCACGGATGGCGGCTTCTCGCCCGTCATCCCAGGACTCGGCAGGCGATCCATCGACTGGCTCTGGCCATGCGGACGCCTGGGGGGTATGGGTATGCTGTCGCCCAGGCACTTGCGTATGTGCTCCACAAACAGAGCCGTCTCGATCTTGCTGCCACACTTCTCGCAGGTGATTTTCGTGGCGGCAGCAAAGTCCCTCAAGGGCTTCAGGGCCGAGTCCAGACTGGAGTTGGAGCCGGAACGCTCCAGTTCAAGGAGTTTCCTCACCGGCAAAGATTTCTTGCGCTTCTCGTTGCGTGTCTGACGCCCCCGTTTGGAGTTCACTGCggtggctcctcctcctcctcctcctcctgcagtGGCAGGCGGTGCCGGTGGCGAGACCGAAGAGGACGAGGACATGGTCGATGGAGACTCCTTGTAGTGCGACTGCTGGGCCATGTGGGTGCTTAGATCCTTGAGCGTGGAGAACGCCTGATCGCACACCTTGCACGTGAGCACCGCACTGACGCTGGCAGACGCTGTGGGGCCACCACTGCTAGCCGCCGGAGGAGGCGCTGCTGGGCCTCCCTCCCTGCCGTTGGGTGCAGCATTGGGTCGCTCGCGCTCGTCTCCCGACTTCCAGGAGATGATCTGCTCCTGGGATATGATGTTCGTGTAGTGCTGCGTCTCCTGCATGTGGCTGGTCATCTCCGCCAGCGAGCGGAAGCTCTGTCCGCACCACATGCACTTGAGGATCTGTCGCGTCTGCTCCGCCCCCTTGCCCAGCCACACGTCCTGGCCGCGCACCAGCTTCCGGGGCAGCGGCATCGTTTCCTTGATGAGCATATTCAGCTCCGATTTGGAGGAGTTCGaggaggtggtggaggtgctgctgctgctggagcaggCCGACGTGGAGGTGGACGTGGGCACGCGGGTCATCGGCTGATTCCCTGCCCCGACtgcggcggcggaggagggTGAGGGTATCTGCACGCCACAGTGCTGCGTCTCCTTCATGTGGGTCGTGAGGCTGGCCAATGTGGCAAAGCTCTGCTTGCACCACACGCACTTGAACACGTCCTTGGCGGCATCCGCGCCCTTGTTCAGCCAATGGGACTGCCAGGCGCTGTGTCTTCCCCCTGCTCCACTGCCTCCTCCCGCCGAGCCGGATGCTGTCATActcctgtggctgctgctgctgccgctgctgctgctcgctgGCGGTGGCGTCTCCAGGCGGCTCATTTCGCTCATCTTCTCCAGCGCCTTGGTGGCCTCACTGGGCGCCATCT from Drosophila pseudoobscura strain MV-25-SWS-2005 chromosome 4, UCI_Dpse_MV25, whole genome shotgun sequence encodes the following:
- the tio gene encoding protein tiptop; protein product: MMLHEAVMLEIYRQALSASELASPRCQSRESNASAGAAPGDGRCPSNESHCSANDCLTPAPTPTPTHTPTSPTVGLPLTATLAPGAAAALLPPQSAAMAAYLAAAQQNHLLLTNPLAAAASLVQQATQQAAGMGSPGSMVAEEEAPALDFSRKRPASEEAEVMASDEEEPEPEPEPAESGDNGPLDLSVSARKRQTTVEERERDSPVRKLPRATDYKSPLPPGSWVPPLNPYLAAVAAKKMAPSEATKALEKMSEMSRLETPPPASSSSGSSSSHRSMTASGSAGGGSGAGGRHSAWQSHWLNKGADAAKDVFKCVWCKQSFATLASLTTHMKETQHCGVQIPSPSSAAAVGAGNQPMTRVPTSTSTSACSSSSSTSTTSSNSSKSELNMLIKETMPLPRKLVRGQDVWLGKGAEQTRQILKCMWCGQSFRSLAEMTSHMQETQHYTNIISQEQIISWKSGDERERPNAAPNGREGGPAAPPPAASSGGPTASASVSAVLTCKVCDQAFSTLKDLSTHMAQQSHYKESPSTMSSSSSVSPPAPPATAGGGGGGGATAVNSKRGRQTRNEKRKKSLPVRKLLELERSGSNSSLDSALKPLRDFAAATKITCEKCGSKIETALFVEHIRKCLGDSIPIPPRRPHGQSQSMDRLPSPGMTGEKPPSVLNALEQLIEKSFESRGSRGLHPGGGGGYSDMGTPLGASILKRLGIDDSSDYTKPLMDAHAMHLLRSSYASRDRSASESSSASRVESAYTPDRQQATPRRTPDTPAPAQAPPPPAPPTIKAEPLELDHGEMEASPRQHINVKKEFSMDSTAGNLRESPRSNSESPSPQATTGGTTTDSGSLLALNSMFDQLSGVEANNNNNNTGHCYNNNNNNSSNISTKKPKAHPLAALQKLCDTTDPPASNTRSAATTTTGSATSGMGNGGNDLVAFSWACNEAVLSASSGGGGDASIIKCSFCDTPFGSKGAYRHHLSKVHFVKDNGEDSPTMKSPGAAAQSPKSLPMASPKRAASRSPAVAVAAAQQPSPSPTINPYDESPQSKFLKYTELAKQLSSKNA